In a genomic window of Lycium ferocissimum isolate CSIRO_LF1 chromosome 9, AGI_CSIRO_Lferr_CH_V1, whole genome shotgun sequence:
- the LOC132030435 gene encoding agamous-like MADS-box protein AGL19 — MVRGKTQLKRIENTTSRQVTFSKRRSGLLKKAFELSVLCDAEVALIVFSPKGKLYEFSSSSINKTIERYVNNDKSLGRFNRKIPDQQTTEHLKEEVSTMTRKLELLEDSKRKLLGQGLESSTFDELQLVEEQLHRSLSNIRAKKSQLVREQIAHLKEKEKFLMKENADLRKRCEVLPLTLTTVPGEKEGNERRIMEVETELFIGPPVRKRSH; from the exons ATGGTGAGAGGAAAAACTCAGctaaaaagaattgaaaataCAACAAGCAGGCAAGTGACCTTCTCAAAAAGAAGAAGTGGGCTTCTCAAAAAAGCCTTTGAGCTTTCAGTTTTGTGTGATGCTGAAGTTGCTCTTATTGTTTTCTCTCCAAAAGGAAAGCTTTATGAGTTCTCAAGTTCCAG TATAAACAAGACAATAGAGCGTTATGTGAACAATGACAAGAGTCTGGGACGATTCAACAGAAAGATACCCGATCAACAAACTACTGAG CATTTGAAAGAGGAGGTTTCAACCATGACTAGAAAGCTCGAGCTTCTTGAAGACTCTAAAAG AAAGCTTTTAGGACAAGGTCTAGAATCTTCCACCTTTGATGAACTTCAACTGGTTGAAGAACAGTTGCACAGAAGTTTAAGCAACATTAGGGCAAAAAAG AGCCAGTTGGTCAGAGAACAGATTGCTCACCTGAAGGAGAAG GAAAAATTCCTAATGAAGGAAAATGCAGACTTGAGGAAAAGG TGTGAGGTGCTACCATTGACTTTGACAACAGTTCCTGGAGAAAAAGAAGGCAATGAAAGACGAATAATGGAAGTAGAGACAGAGCTCTTCATTGGACCTCCAGTACGAAAAAGATCCCATTAG
- the LOC132030436 gene encoding protein STAY-GREEN homolog, chloroplastic has product MGTLTASLVVPSKLNPEKQSSIFICKTRRKSNKNQSIVPVARLFGPAIFEASKLKVLFLGVDEKKHPGKLPRTYTLTHSDITSKLTLAISQTINNSQLQGWYNRLQRDEVVAEWKKVKGKMSLHVHCHISGGHFLLDLFARLRYYIFCKELPVVLKAFVHGDEDLLKNYPELQEALVWVYFHSNIQEFNKVECWGPLKEATSPSFSSGGVGVGGKNTSFTSNSNKKWDLPKPCEETCTCCFPPISVIPWPSSTNVGGVSEENGTIQQGLQEQQS; this is encoded by the exons ATGGGAACTTTGACTGCTTCTCTAGTGGTTCCATCTAAACTCAACCCTGAAAAGCAGAGCTCTATTTTTATATGCAAAACTAGAAGAAAGTCCAACAAGAATCAATCCATAGTCCCT GTGGCCAGGTTATTTGGACCAGCTATATTTGAAGCTTCAAAGCTGAAGGTACTTTTCTTGGGAGTTGATGAGAAAAAGCATCCAGGAAAGCTGCCAAGAACATATACACTGACTCATAGTGATATTACCTCTAAACTTACTTTGGCTATCTCTCAAACCATCAATAATTCTCAG TTGCAAGGTTGGTATAATAGACTTCAAAGGGATGAAGTGGTTGCAGAGTGGAAGAAAGTTAAAGGGAAGATGTCACTCCATGTCCATTGTCACATTAGCGGAGGCCATTTCTTGTTAGACTTGTTTGCTAGACTCAGATACTATATCTTCTGCAAAGAACTCCCTGTG GTTCTGAAGGCTTTTGTTCATGGAGATGAGGATTTACTAAAGAATTATCCAGAGTTACAAGAAGCTTTAGTTTGGGTATATTTTCACTCAAacattcaagaattcaacaaagTAGAGTGCTGGGGTCCACTCAAAGAAGCAACCTCCCCCTCATTTTCTTCTGGTGGGGTAGGGGTAGGTGGGAAGAATACAAGTTTTACAAGCAATAGCAACAAGAAGTGGGATTTACCAAAGCCTTGTGAAGAGACTTGTACATGTTGTTTTCCTCCAATTAGTGTAATCCCTTGGCCTTCTTCTACTAATGTTGGTGGGGTCAGTGAGGAAAATGGGACCATCCAACAAGGCTTGCAAGAGCAGCaaagttaa